TAACTGAATTACCAAAACCAGGAAAATTTGCTGGAATTGGTATTTTATGTTTATTAATTGGTAGCATTGGCGGGCTTATCATCATCAACTTAGGTAGTTTTGGTTTTATTCAATGTCCAATAACCTGGTGGACAATGACACCAGTTGTGTTACTGATTATTATTGGAACACTGCTTATTTGAGGGATTCGGGACTCGGGGCTCGGGACCCGGGACTCGGGAAGAAAAGAATCCCCGAACCCCGATTTTCAGGGGAACGCTCATGAGCTTGCGGCTCACAAAGGGGGATGAAAATAATGAAAGAACAACCCCCTAACCCCCTTTATTAAGGGGGAATATCTGTTCTAAATCATAGGATACGAGTCTGTGGATACTATACTAATTCGCTAATCTCTAATTCACTAATTCGCTATTTTCAGGGGAAAGTATAGGACGCAGATAAACGCAGATTTTCAGGATTTTTAAATATACATCCTGATAATCTGCGAAAATCTGCGTCCCATAATCTATTTTCAGGAGAAGTATTATGGAAGAAGGTGAAATCTATCTTTCCATTATCAGCCCGGTATATAATGAAGAGGCACATGTAGTTGAATTGTATTTTCGGCTATCAAAGGTTTTGGCACAAATTGATAAACCTTGTGAGATTATTTTTATCGATGATGGTAGCACAGATAAAACCTATGCCTTGATTAAAGACTTGAAAATGCGTGATGAGAAAATAAAGATTATCCGATTTATTCGCAATTTTGGGCAATATTTAGCCATAATCGCAGGATTTAATCAAGCAAAAGGCAAGATAATGGTTACGATTGAAGGTAGTCTCAAAAGCCCACCTGAAGAGATACCTAATTTATTAGAAGAACTAAATAAAGGCTATGATGTTGTCATTGGCGCCATAGGATTACATCAGTTACCTTCTATTTTTCGACCCTTAATTAATTTTATTAACTGGTTTGTTTCTAAACTTACCGGAACCACGATAAAAGACTATGAATCTCTATTTATGGCATATAAAAGAGGGGCAGTAAAAATGCTCCTCCAGTGTCGAGAAAGAACCCCATTAATAAAAGCATTACTGAGTTGGCTTGGACTTAAAGTCGGTGAAATAGAACTTGATACTACCCATAGTTCCACAAAGACAGTTTTTGATTTATTAAAAGCAGATTTTGAACTTATTACCAGTTTTTCAACATCGCCTATCTCATTCTTAAGCTCTCTTGGAGTATTTATGGGCTCCCTGGCGATTGTGCTTGGATTATTCTGGTTAATTCAATCATTTATTTTAAACGCAGGCATTAGTATCATCATCGCCTTTTTATCCATCCTTTTTGGCATACAACTTTATGGACTCGCCTTCCTCGGTAAGTATATTGCAAAAATATATCTCCAAATTCAAGGCAGACCTTATTATATCATTGAAGAAATAATTGAGTAACAGTAACTACTCCTAATCTTTACCTACATCTTTTGGTGGTGTCTGAAAATAACTCTAATAGTGAAATCTATGCAGATTTGGTGTCCAAAAGGGATTTCCTCCAAAGAGCAAAATGCAAAAAGCAAATATAAAAATTACATATCAAAATGTAAAATTATCTCTTTCCTTTCAGCGTTAAAATACTTGAAGCAAAGATATTACCAAATTCCTCCAACTCTTTGAGAAACCCTGTTACTTCCTCTTTGAAATTTGATTTGTAATTTTGCATTTTGATATTTAATATTTGATATTTGATATTTATTTGTTGTCTCCCTCAAATCCTATTTTGCAGAACCCTATACACTATTTTAACCTTTATGCTAGATTAAGACACCACCTATTATTTATACCGCGATGCTGTAGCACGCTAAACACATACCTTTCATTAGTGAATAGTGAACAGATATTCAGTACCTGTTTAGCGTGGTCAGAGAGCACAAATGAATGGTACTGACTTAGTGCGAAACTACTTCAAACACAACAAGAGTATTGTTGATAGTTGATGGTTGATAGTCTATGAAACTATCAACTATAAACCATAAACTATCAACTATAAACTATCAACTATCAACCATCAACCCTGTTACTATATCTGTTCTATGAGAAGATTTCGTTAATAACTACTATATATCTACACATCCAGATTTCGCACTTCTAAAGCATGGGTTTGAATAAACTGTCGTCTCGGTTCAACTTTATCACCCATTAAAATAGTAAATATATTATCTGCCTCAACATTATCTTCTAGTGTAACCTGCAGATTTGTTCTTGTCTCAGGGTCCATTGTAGTTTGCCAGAGTTGTTCTGGATTCATCTCGCCTAACCCTTTATATCTCTGGATGGTTGCACCTTTTCTGCCTATTTTTTCTAATAATTTTTCTAATTCGTCATCTGCGTAGGCATAATAATCCTTTTTGTTTTTCTTGACCCCATAAAGAGGTGGTTGAGCGATATAGACATAGCCTGCTTCTATTAATTGTGGCATATAACGATAGAAGAAGGTCAAGAGTAAGGTGCGGATGTGAGCTCCATCTACATCAGCATCAGTCATAATAATAATTCGGTGATACCGTGCTTTGGTAATATCAAAATCATCCTCACCAATTCCCGTGCCTAAAGCGGTAATAATGGTTTTTATCTCTTCATTTGTCAGGGCGTGGTCAAGTCTGGTTTTTTCTACATTCAAGATTTTACCTTTTAGGGGCAAAACAGCCTGAAATTTTCTATCCCGCCCCTGTTTTGCCGAGCCACCAGCTGAGTCTCCTTCAACCAGGTAAATTTCACAATTTGCCGGGTCACGCTCCGAGCAATCCGCTAATTTACCTGGTAAGGAATCTGTTTCTAAAGCACTTTTGCGTCGGGTTAGTTCCCGCGCCTTTCGAGCCGCCTCACGGGCACGCGCGGCAATGATTGACTTTTCAATTATCTTTTTTACAATCGCTGGGTTTTCCTCACAAAATAAATCTAATCCCTCTCCAACTATCGATTCAACAATACCTTTTACTTCACTATTACCTAATTTTGTCTTGGTTTGACCTTCAAACTGTGGTTCTCTTAATTTGACACTTATCACCGCAGTTATCCCTTCGCGAACATCCTCCCCGGAAAGTGAGAAATCAGCCTCCTTGATTAAATTATTCTTCCTGGCATAGTCATTCAGAACACGGGTCAGACCTGATTTGAAACCAATTAAGTGAGTTCCGCCTTCATGGGTATTAATCGTATTGGCGTAAGAAAAGACATTTTCCTGGTAACCATCATTATACTGGATAGCAATTTCTACCTCTACCGAGTCTTTTTGTTTTGAGAAGTAGATGGGTTTATCATGAAGTGGTGTTTTATTTTCATTCAGGTGCTCAACAAAAGAGATAATTCCACCTTCATAGACAAAGGTATGTTCTTTCTTTGACTTTTCATCTAAAATTGAAATCTTTAGCCCTTTATTTAAAAAGGCTAATTCTCTCAAGCGGTGAGATAACATATCAAAGGAGAATTCCTGTGTTTGCTTAAATATCTTTTTATCCGGCTTAAATCTAACCCTGGTCCCTGTTTTATTGCTTGTTCCAATTATCTCAAGGTCAGTCGTTGGTTTTCCTGATTTATATTTCTGGCAATAGACCTTTCCATCCCGGCTAACCTCAACCTCTAACCATTCGGATAACCCATTAACAACCGAAATACCTACGCCATGGAGTCCCCCGGAGATTTTATAAGATTTATCATCAAATTTACCGCCGGCATGAAGTGTGGTCATCACAAGTTCTACACCTGTTTTTTTATAAACAGGGTGCATCTCCACAGGTATGCCTCGACCATCATCTTCAACCGTAACACTTCCATCCTGATGGAGTTCAACCT
This portion of the bacterium genome encodes:
- the gyrB gene encoding DNA topoisomerase (ATP-hydrolyzing) subunit B, which translates into the protein MSTTYDVEKIQVLEGLEGVRKRPSMYIGDTHIQGLHHLVYEAVDNSIDEALVGACQNIKVELHQDGSVTVEDDGRGIPVEMHPVYKKTGVELVMTTLHAGGKFDDKSYKISGGLHGVGISVVNGLSEWLEVEVSRDGKVYCQKYKSGKPTTDLEIIGTSNKTGTRVRFKPDKKIFKQTQEFSFDMLSHRLRELAFLNKGLKISILDEKSKKEHTFVYEGGIISFVEHLNENKTPLHDKPIYFSKQKDSVEVEIAIQYNDGYQENVFSYANTINTHEGGTHLIGFKSGLTRVLNDYARKNNLIKEADFSLSGEDVREGITAVISVKLREPQFEGQTKTKLGNSEVKGIVESIVGEGLDLFCEENPAIVKKIIEKSIIAARAREAARKARELTRRKSALETDSLPGKLADCSERDPANCEIYLVEGDSAGGSAKQGRDRKFQAVLPLKGKILNVEKTRLDHALTNEEIKTIITALGTGIGEDDFDITKARYHRIIIMTDADVDGAHIRTLLLTFFYRYMPQLIEAGYVYIAQPPLYGVKKNKKDYYAYADDELEKLLEKIGRKGATIQRYKGLGEMNPEQLWQTTMDPETRTNLQVTLEDNVEADNIFTILMGDKVEPRRQFIQTHALEVRNLDV
- a CDS encoding glycosyltransferase family 2 protein; this encodes MEEGEIYLSIISPVYNEEAHVVELYFRLSKVLAQIDKPCEIIFIDDGSTDKTYALIKDLKMRDEKIKIIRFIRNFGQYLAIIAGFNQAKGKIMVTIEGSLKSPPEEIPNLLEELNKGYDVVIGAIGLHQLPSIFRPLINFINWFVSKLTGTTIKDYESLFMAYKRGAVKMLLQCRERTPLIKALLSWLGLKVGEIELDTTHSSTKTVFDLLKADFELITSFSTSPISFLSSLGVFMGSLAIVLGLFWLIQSFILNAGISIIIAFLSILFGIQLYGLAFLGKYIAKIYLQIQGRPYYIIEEIIE